A window of Asterias amurensis chromosome 10, ASM3211899v1 genomic DNA:
atcaatttgtttaaaaataatgtgGATTAGTTTTTGGTCGTTGAAACCTACCTTTACATCCCAATAGTTCAACACGTATCCATAGAGAGCCATCAGTCTGGTTTAGTATGATGCGAACATAACGAGTAATGATTGGTGGATGGAACATACTGGTAGCTATCGAGTCTGCCGTGGCGTCCTTTTTGATTATCTGGTAAGAAACACATGGACAATTCAcgtcatttgtttaaaggcaatggacaatattggtaattgctcagaataattattagcatgaaaccttactttgtgacgagtaatggggagaggttgatgatataaaacattgtgagaaacagctccctctgtagtaacatggttttcgagaaagaagttatttcccaggaatttgatttcgagacctcagatttagaatttgaggtctcgaaatcaaccatctaaaagcacacaacttcgcgtgacaagggtgttttctttctttcataattatctcgcaacttcgacgaccaattgagctcaaattttcacaggtttgttattttatgcatgtgttgagttacaccaagtgagaagactagtctttgacaataaccaatagtgtccagtatctttaaaggattagggtactttttgtagcacaaaacatgatgtccacagatttacttactccgtttgaagataatgataatagaaagcttaaCTTGAAAATTCGTGAACAGTGTCACGAACATAATTTGTGTCCTATAACAAATACCCTGACCCTTTACCAAAcatcctttttaattttaacattTCGTATAAAACTTCAGTAAACAAATGTATTCAATCCAAACTCAAATTTATCGGCATATCGCAACAGAAAAACTTATTGCGAACACAAAACTCTGACGACTTAGAATCACAAAAATAGTTACTcccctgacgttttgaccctagcagtcTTTCTCAGCGTCTAAATGATAGAATCCCATTACAAACTTTGGGCAACTGTATTGTGTTTGGTACGTGGCACGATATTCAAAGGGTACATTAATTGTGTTAATATTCTTGACTTCTTTAGTTTTACGGCATTGATTTCTAAAAACCAACAAATGTCCTACAAACAGACATTTCCATTTAAATGGTTTTGCTTGTCAGTAACTGTTATCTGGTActtaattaatttataaaacCATGACTTTTTGATTTCAGGAAGCAGCAATTTCTTCATCAGTTCTTACCTTTTTTTAGTTCATATTACTTCTAGGTTTTGACTGCGGGATAGAATTAAAGCCATCTGAAAGTggtgttttgtcaaaataaagattTCGTCACtattatatgtgttttgatgagtggaatgtgaacaaACAGTTCACTAAGGTTCtacaaaattagttcttatcttatttacaaatttaagagtaggcctcGACCGAGAGGGCGCTTTTCGTGACGTAAATCTGGGcgcaatatttgaagagaaatgctgcacagtgctgaaaaagacgtcggaccggactactaggcactattgctcttgtgagtctgaccagccatgcaggctgaccccatctttagttgtttagCTGCATCAagttggtcggcattgccggaaaaatggaaaaaagaaATCCtgttcgaaacgtacaaactcaatgACTTGTATAcgttgcacgtgtgtttactctacgcatcaaggcaaagtctgcctcgattgaagtcaaaaaaggggtaggcggagtcaatatcaatcatgacaaacaattacttaaaaacaatgttttatagtaacTAAACATAATACTCTTATgatggaaaaaaatacaaattctatttccaggtgactttaattcaTAAAACAAGTATCTTTTTGTGTTATTGATACTCAGACAACAGTactattacaaaataaaactcaaaATAGGAGATGTTTTTACTTTAAGATTGGATATTTTATATGCAGCAGTTAACATATCACTGTAGATTACACACAAATTATCTGACTTTCGCTGAATTCACAGTTGGCCGACGTTCTTACCTGTGCTGAATCCATTGTATGCCACGTGGTCTGGTCATCCTTGTACTCCAGCTGGTACCCATAAATCATATCTACGATGGTTCCCTGATCAGATCCCTGCAGCATCATAACTCCCTCTACTATGACTTTAAATCCTAGATCAATCTGTAGCCATGAGTTGATGTCATTAGGATCAGGGCACCAGCCAATGGTATCACTGTTTGCTGATTGAGTGAGTCGTGCATTGcttggttgacagttaccaTCTTCCCTCTGCTGTGTACTTGATGATGTAATTCTGTAGTCTGGAATACTGCCATCTCCCATTCCATGACGATCCAAACAATACCAGCGTTCTATATAATCAACAGTACaggcaacaaaataataacttgtttgttttaccgatttttttgttttgtttgtaaaatgtcGGTCATTATTTGTTGGTCTAAAATGGTTTAATATAATCAAGtgatacatttgttttatttgccaaaatgTAACTTTGAACAAAATTGACCTCACCATTGCATCCAAGGAGTTCAATACGCAGCCCTGGACGTTTTCCGCCATAACTAGTTGGTGTGATGCAGATGTAGCGTGCTCTGACTTCCTTATTGAACATGTTGGTTACTCTGGTATAATAGTCTGTATTTCCAGGGAATCTCTGGGAAGGAAACATAAACGATGCTTAATGACATCAAACAAACTTTAGAATATAGCAGAATGATTACCAAAAGGCAGTATAAATGCGTATATTATGTTAAAGGTTCAGACTGTAAAGAAACATGTAGCAgtagttttatttattagtttTAAACGTGTACTCTCGACAACATGCCAGATAATGTTGTATTAAAATAAGCATCAAGTGAATGGCTGATTGtttcattttagtttgtttaaaCGGCCAATTTGCCTTTTCGTTTGTGAATTCATTAAATTAAATCaatgaagtaaaacaaaaaatgtttttttaatgattcaACTTGTATTCTGCTAATTTTTGCCTTTTCTTCTGCGTTTAACGGTTTCGGCAATTTGtgtataattattgtcataCCTGTGCATTGTCACGAGTAGACCCTCCTATGTATCGCCAGTTGCGTTCATTGTCACTGTGAGACACAATGAACTCTGTCACATAGTAATTATTGTCGTTGTTACCCTGCGTAATAACACCACCAATCACTGTTTGATGCTGTAGATCCACTTGGAACCATGCAGTGTCTTTATCACTCTTAAAGGGACACCAACCACCGTACACATCTAGCCGTCCGACAAAGTTATCTTTGCAGTGACCTTCATCAGTAGACGATGGTACGATAGTTTCAACAAGGATGCTACCATCTTCCATTCCAAGACTCTGACCACAAACTCTGTCAACTGAGAACACATTCAACAATTATGTACATCAGACATGTAAGGCACGCTGTGGTCATCATGTTAATCCACAAGTTTAGTTTGCAGTGCCCCATAAACAATGTTGAATTCTGTATAGTGGGAAGCtacaaccttaaaggaacacgttgccttggatcggttgagttggtctttgaaaagcgtttgtaaccgttttttataaaatgcatatgggtagaaaggtgttgtgaaagtagaatacaatgatctacacaaacatgcctcgaaattgcgtggttttccttttacctcgtcgactaacacgtcggccatttatgggggtcaaaattttgactcccataaatggccgaccatgttagttcgcacagtagaagagaaaccacgcaatttcgaggcaaacttgtgtggatcattgtattctacttttaaaacatctttccaaccatatgcattttataaaaaacggttacaaatgcttttgttttgaccaactcgtccgatccaaggcaacgtgttcctttaagtaatgaAGAAGAGAGCAAGCagcatttgaaataattttcttGTGTCCCAACTAAAATGGTATGTGTCATTTAGCCTgttatttgagaaaatatagaGTGGTTAGTACCTGGCATCTTTGGATTAAACTTGAAATCACTCGCTTGAATATTCCCGACCAAACACATTTCTGTCGAAAAGCTGGCAATGTTGCTtggccaatgatttggaacaatctccgtAATGTCATTAGGGAAGTTGCTCGTATCGGCATTTCGTAAAGTCCTTaagaccatagagctatatatattgactagagcgctaacttgctctgcgttttgaaccttgagtgcgttttggcgaccccaaccaaaaactgtttctgacgtcataaccaaaacggtaaccgagctcacaactcggttatcgttcagtctgaacagcagaaccaacgaccaacaaccgaaacagttttcggttggggtcgccaaaacgcactccttatagaccttatcgcaaataccaatgcgcaagcgcagactgttgaatgaggtgcattgtgggatagatatgcatcaaattttgctaccagctagaccacaatgcacctaattccaagctttacgcgcgcgccccggtatttgcgaaaaggtctatgtctgcgattttgaagccaccctgggcgcagacatgtttgatgtgttgcgtgaattcggaattttaagagaacacacaatGCCGCGACTTTttttacattcggcgtgtgcgCACGTACCCGACTGTCCGCTCGTgtacgtccgcgctacgaaaaccgtaacTTCGACTTGATTGCCGTACTTAAAAAAGTatacgcgccttttaaacatgacgcacatgacgctcgcagtttgtacgctaatcagcagattgtgcgttcagatttgctgcattttttgcttcgatgacacataaaaaagaacaaacgcactatcatttAAACAGCcatacaattgccgtacaaaatttcaagcttttgtattagtttgtacataaacatggatgcgccacacggcttcaaaaccttagtgcgtgtataacagGGTGTtggcgctctagtcaatatatacaGCTGTATGcttaagactcacctttttcccTGGT
This region includes:
- the LOC139942809 gene encoding lactadherin-like; its protein translation is MVLRTLRNADTSNFPNDITEIVPNHWPSNIASFSTEMCLVGNIQASDFKFNPKMPVDRVCGQSLGMEDGSILVETIVPSSTDEGHCKDNFVGRLDVYGGWCPFKSDKDTAWFQVDLQHQTVIGGVITQGNNDNNYYVTEFIVSHSDNERNWRYIGGSTRDNAQRFPGNTDYYTRVTNMFNKEVRARYICITPTSYGGKRPGLRIELLGCNERWYCLDRHGMGDGSIPDYRITSSSTQQREDGNCQPSNARLTQSANSDTIGWCPDPNDINSWLQIDLGFKVIVEGVMMLQGSDQGTIVDMIYGYQLEYKDDQTTWHTMDSAQIIKKDATADSIATSMFHPPIITRYVRIILNQTDGSLWIRVELLGCKVNWVCGQRLEKDDHIIPDKESRLQIDLQVVTLVEGVAAQSSDETSFQVEYSLDNVTWVSVSKKRAPDRESRIFRAQTDQSTTINFEQPIRARFIRITSIDYVHQDLRIELIGCRNDILETANNQAFSIHHRTDNNQDETNCPSLNSEGGWWFNRCSGMPGVDNNLNAEYIQPGDTKGPYKRVIRATEWNGSRIAKTEIKIRRQSPPRG